Proteins from one Oncorhynchus gorbuscha isolate QuinsamMale2020 ecotype Even-year linkage group LG18, OgorEven_v1.0, whole genome shotgun sequence genomic window:
- the LOC124003764 gene encoding N-acetyllactosaminide beta-1,3-N-acetylglucosaminyltransferase 2-like: protein MHGCRKKTRVLCVMMMLNVFVFILVGVSRNLGQDKGNQRKLRIPSKRFWRKQMTSEIFWNKEQQRLDYIYNPILMSGLTNDSLLELPDWLNDTRSLDPCQPDYSVTTQVKDYNSLPPRFQDFLLHMRCRSYPMIMDQPRVCESKPYLLLAVKSLAPHFDRRQAIRESWGRVGVLANRTVATVFLLGNASAVDHFPNLFGMLSHEARLYGDLLQWDYRDSFFNLTLKEVLFLDWFSQRCPDARFVFKGDDDVFVNTWRILDFLHNLPEIRARDLFIGDVITNAGPHRDKKLKYFIPESVFMGPYPPYAGGGGFLYSGELALQLHNISQQVALYPIDDVYTGMCLQKLGLVPEKHKGFRTFDIDEKYRGNPCAYKSLMLVHSRTPQEMIKIWAWLSDPELDCQ from the coding sequence ATGCACGGCTGCCGGAAGAAAACCAGGGTGctgtgtgtgatgatgatgctcAACGTCTTCGTCTTCATCCTCGTGGGCGTGTCTCGGAACCTGGGCCAGGACAAGGGGAACCAGCGGAAGCTGCGCATTCCCTCCAAGAGGTTCTGGAGGAAGCAGATGACCAGCGAGATCTTTTGGAATAAGGAGCAGCAGAGGCTGGACTACATCTACAACCCCATCCTCATGTCGGGTTTGACCAATGACTCCCTCCTGGAGCTACCTGATTGGCTCAACGACACCAGGTCCCTGGACCCCTGCCAACCAGACTACAGCGTCACCACGCAGGTAAAGGACTACAACTCCCTGCCACCCCGCTTCCAGGACTTCCTGCTGCACATGCGCTGCCGCTCGTATCCGATGATCATGGACCAGCCACGCGTGTGCGAGAGCAAACCCTACCTCCTGTTGGCTGTCAAGTCCCTGGCGCCCCACTTCGACCGGCGGCAGGCCATCCGGGAGTCGTGGGGGCGGGTGGGCGTTCTGGCCAATCGGACTGTAGCCACGGTCTTCCTCCTTGGCAATGCCTCGGCAGTCGACCACTTCCCCAACCTGTTTGGGATGCTCAGTCACGAGGCCAGACTTTATGGGGACCTCCTCCAGTGGGACTACCGAGACTCCTTCTTCAACCTCACCCTCAAAGAGGTGCTATTCCTGGACTGGTTCAGCCAGCGTTGCCCCGACGCCCGCTTTGTCTTCAAAGGGGATGATGACGTCTTCGTCAACACCTGGAGGATCTTAGACTTCCTCCACAATCTTCCAGAGATCAGGGCCAGGGATCTGTTCATAGGGGACGTAATCACCAACGCCGGCCCGCACCGGGACAAGAAGCTCAAGTACTTCATCCCAGAGAGTGTATTTATGGGGCCATACCCGCCTTACGCCGGGGGAGGAGGGTTCCTGTACTCTGGGGAACTGGCACTGCAGTTGCACAACATCTCCCAGCAGGTGGCGCTGTATCCTATTGATGATGTCTACACAGGGATGTGTCTCCAGAAGCTGGGCTTGGTCCCAGAGAAGCACAAGGGCTTCAGGACGTTTGACATTGACGAGAAATACAGGGGCAACCCGTGCGCGTATAAGAGCTTAATGCTCGTGCACAGCAGGACGCCGCAGGAGATGATCAAAATCTGGGCCTGGCTCAGCGATCCGGAATTGGACTGTCAGTGA